A genome region from Glycine max cultivar Williams 82 chromosome 5, Glycine_max_v4.0, whole genome shotgun sequence includes the following:
- the PIP1-5 gene encoding aquaporin PIP1-5, with protein sequence MESKEEDVRVGATKFSERQPIGTAAQGDKDYKEPPPAPLFEPGELKSWSFYRAGIAEFVATFLFLYITILTVMGVNRSPSKCASVGIQGIAWAFGGMIFALVYCTAGISGGHINPAVTFGLFLARKLSLTRALFYIIMQCLGAICGAGVVKGFEGNARYEMFKGGANFVNSGYTKGDGLGAEIVGTFVLVYTVFSATDAKRNARDSHVPILAPLPIGFAVFLVHLATIPITGTGINPARSLGAAIIYNRDHAWDDQWIFWVGPFIGAALAAVYHQIVIRAIPFKTRA encoded by the exons ATGGAGAGCAAAGAGGAAGATGTAAGGGTTGGAGCAACTAAGTTCTCAGAAAGGCAACCAATTGGTACAGCAGCTCAGGGTGACAAGGACTACAAAGAACCACCCCCAGCACCTTTGTTTGAGCCTGGTGAGCTAAAGTCATGGTCCTTCTACAGAGCTGGAATTGCTGAGTTTGTGGCCACTTTCTTGTTCCTCTACATTACCATCTTAACTGTCATGGGTGTCAACAGGTCACCCTCCAAGTGTGCCTCTGTTGGCATTCAAGGCATTGCTTGGGCCTTTGGTGGCATGATCTTTGCCCTTGTCTACTGCACTGCTGGAATTTCAG GGGGACACATCAACCCAGCTGTGACCTTTGGTCTCTTTTTGGCAAGGAAGCTGTCCCTCACAAGGGCGCTGTTCTACATTATCATGCAGTGTCTTGGAGCCATCTGTGGGGCTGGTGTGGTGAAGGGATTTGAGGGCAATGCTAGGTATGAGATGTTCAAAGGTGGAGCCAATTTTGTGAATTCTGGATACACCAAGGGTGATGGACTTGGAGCTGAGATTGTTGGCACTTTTGTTCTTGTCTACACCGTTTTCTCTGCCACTGATGCCAAGAGAAACGCTAGAGACTCACACGTTCCT ATTTTGGCTCCACTTCCCATCGGATTTGCTGTGTTCTTGGTCCACTTGGCTACCATTCCCATCACAGGAACTGGCATTAACCCAGCTAGGAGTCTCGGAGCTGCCATCATCTACAACAGAGACCATGCATGGGATGACCAA TggattttctgggttggacctttCATTGGAGCTGCCCTTGCTGCTGTGTATCACCAGATAGTCATCCGAGCCATCCCTTTCAAGACAAGGGCTTAG